A single window of Dehalococcoidia bacterium DNA harbors:
- a CDS encoding acyl-CoA dehydrogenase family protein produces the protein MDFTFTKEEQAFLQEIRDFLKKELPPNWEGPTYIEDEMEDEEFFKMGRKLAPKMGAKGWLTMAWPKEYGGQARSYYEQAIFKEEMAYQAAPGIDFPGIAMAGPTILAFGNAEQKARFLPPISRGEVIWCQGFSEPEAGSDLAAVKTTAVLKGDHFVVNGQKVWNSGGHLAQWMFMLARSDPQAPKHKGISFLLVDMKTPGLEVRPLKNIAGGDAFNEVFLDDVKVPVENLVGKLNEGWKVATSLLTLERSGIERLAYTRRLLDELNKFAREELKGDTSPRATLIRHKLAQAAIECEVGRLLAYRVAWMQQNKQVPQMEGSMSKVFGSELMQRVSGIGMQMLGHYGELLKGSKWVKLGGRVSHVYQSSLGRTIGAGTSEIQRTIIARGLGLPRG, from the coding sequence ATGGACTTTACCTTCACCAAAGAGGAGCAGGCGTTCCTGCAGGAGATCAGGGACTTCCTCAAGAAAGAGTTGCCGCCAAACTGGGAAGGGCCTACCTACATCGAAGATGAGATGGAGGATGAGGAGTTCTTCAAGATGGGCCGAAAGCTGGCGCCCAAGATGGGTGCAAAAGGGTGGCTCACCATGGCTTGGCCCAAGGAATACGGTGGGCAGGCGCGTTCCTATTACGAGCAGGCTATTTTCAAGGAAGAGATGGCCTATCAGGCGGCTCCTGGTATCGATTTTCCAGGGATCGCTATGGCTGGCCCTACCATATTGGCCTTCGGAAATGCGGAACAGAAAGCTCGATTCCTTCCCCCTATTTCCAGGGGAGAGGTTATATGGTGTCAGGGATTCAGCGAGCCTGAAGCGGGCTCCGATCTGGCGGCGGTGAAGACTACCGCTGTCCTGAAAGGCGATCACTTTGTGGTGAACGGTCAGAAGGTTTGGAACAGCGGCGGCCATCTGGCTCAGTGGATGTTTATGCTGGCCAGAAGCGATCCTCAAGCTCCAAAGCACAAGGGCATCAGCTTTCTTCTGGTTGATATGAAGACCCCCGGTCTTGAAGTGAGACCCTTGAAGAACATAGCGGGTGGAGATGCCTTTAATGAGGTCTTCTTAGATGATGTGAAGGTTCCAGTCGAAAACCTGGTAGGGAAGCTCAACGAGGGCTGGAAGGTGGCCACCTCGCTACTCACTCTGGAGCGTTCCGGCATCGAGAGACTGGCCTATACCCGACGTCTGCTGGACGAACTCAATAAATTTGCCCGAGAGGAATTGAAGGGCGACACATCGCCTCGCGCCACGTTGATCAGACATAAACTGGCCCAGGCGGCCATTGAATGCGAGGTGGGTCGACTGCTGGCTTACCGCGTGGCATGGATGCAGCAGAACAAACAAGTACCACAGATGGAAGGGTCCATGTCAAAGGTATTCGGAAGCGAGTTGATGCAGCGGGTATCCGGCATTGGCATGCAGATGCTGGGCCATTACGGCGAATTGCTGAAAGGGTCAAAATGGGTCAAACTCGGGGGCAGGGTAAGCCATGTGTACCAGAGCAGCCTGGGGCGTACCATTGGCGCCGGCACCTCGGAGATTCAGCGCACTATCATCGCCAGGGGGCTGGGATTGCCCAGAGGATGA
- a CDS encoding amidohydrolase family protein: MEDIKAIDIMNYPDSAGFDEEFMFDWKEYHVMCSGTFKTVFKGHVPNREEFKQIQKSGFLYKNPSVEALIAEMDEAGYEYVILNDMKMWSPRYHHQLIYGYKMNTDKLGEIIAKGKGRLIGGAGYNPFDIENSLKEIEKGVKEYGFKYAYMHPITFGLAPNDKKCYPLYAKCLELGIPVGMQVGHSAEPLPSEVGHPMYVDEVAIDFPNLKINLSHTGYPWVDEWCSMLWRHNNVYGDISAYMPTNLEKATLDFMKSRGANKVMFGTNGFGLKSVKQSLMSLDMKDSIKKKILRDNALEFLNIK; this comes from the coding sequence ATGGAAGACATTAAGGCTATCGATATCATGAATTATCCGGACTCGGCAGGATTTGACGAAGAGTTTATGTTCGACTGGAAAGAGTACCATGTGATGTGCTCTGGCACCTTTAAGACCGTGTTCAAGGGACACGTGCCCAACCGGGAGGAGTTCAAGCAAATACAGAAGTCGGGATTTCTTTACAAGAACCCCAGCGTGGAAGCACTCATCGCTGAGATGGACGAGGCGGGATATGAATATGTCATCCTTAACGATATGAAGATGTGGTCTCCCCGTTACCATCATCAACTGATCTATGGGTATAAAATGAATACGGATAAACTCGGTGAGATCATTGCGAAGGGCAAAGGCAGACTCATCGGCGGCGCCGGATACAATCCTTTCGACATTGAAAACAGCTTGAAGGAAATCGAAAAGGGCGTCAAGGAATATGGTTTCAAGTATGCTTACATGCATCCCATTACCTTCGGCCTCGCCCCCAATGATAAGAAGTGCTATCCTCTCTATGCCAAGTGTCTGGAACTGGGAATTCCCGTTGGGATGCAGGTCGGACATTCCGCTGAGCCGCTGCCCAGCGAGGTCGGACATCCCATGTATGTTGATGAGGTTGCCATCGATTTCCCGAATTTGAAGATTAATCTGTCTCATACCGGATATCCTTGGGTGGATGAGTGGTGCTCCATGCTCTGGAGACATAACAATGTGTATGGCGATATCTCTGCCTACATGCCCACCAACCTTGAGAAGGCCACTCTGGATTTCATGAAGAGCCGGGGAGCCAACAAAGTCATGTTCGGAACCAATGGGTTCGGTCTCAAGTCTGTGAAACAGTCGCTCATGTCTCTGGATATGAAGGATTCCATCAAGAAGAAGATTCTCCGTGATAATGCCCTGGAGTTCTTGAATATAAAGTAG
- a CDS encoding acyl-CoA/acyl-ACP dehydrogenase — MDYGFEEIQEMLRKDARRFLTDRCPKSFVREMEEDVQGFDRALWKEMADLGWMGLVFPEEYGGQGMSFLDLAALLEEMGRACLPGPYFSTVILGGLPILEAGSKEQKQEFLPKISDGEMIMTMALLEQKGTYDPAGIATMAKAEGDHYVVNGTKLFVSNAHVADYLICAARTESKGDPSHGVSLFLVDAKSPGISCTLLKTIASDRQCEVKLENVSVPKKNLLGELNQGWALIEKILMLAAAAECVEMVGGAQQVLEMVVSYTKERVQFDVPIGSFQAIQHHCANMAIDVDASRFITYEACWAISQGLPCDEKVSMAKAWVSDAYRRVVALGQQIHGGIGFTRDHDMQLYFRRAKVGEVLFGDGDYHREKLVELLAL, encoded by the coding sequence TTCAGGAAATGCTTCGCAAAGATGCCCGACGTTTTCTCACCGATAGATGCCCCAAGAGCTTCGTGCGGGAGATGGAGGAGGATGTGCAGGGTTTCGACCGCGCACTCTGGAAGGAGATGGCGGATTTAGGCTGGATGGGATTGGTATTCCCCGAGGAATATGGGGGACAGGGAATGAGCTTCTTGGATCTGGCAGCGCTGCTGGAGGAGATGGGCCGGGCGTGCCTTCCCGGGCCGTACTTTTCAACAGTGATTCTGGGGGGTCTTCCCATCTTGGAGGCTGGCTCTAAAGAACAGAAACAGGAGTTTCTGCCCAAGATATCCGACGGGGAGATGATCATGACCATGGCTCTCCTCGAGCAGAAAGGCACCTACGATCCCGCAGGCATAGCCACCATGGCCAAAGCCGAAGGGGATCACTACGTTGTTAATGGCACCAAGCTGTTTGTATCGAATGCCCACGTAGCCGATTACTTGATCTGTGCGGCTCGAACGGAAAGCAAAGGCGATCCATCTCATGGGGTAAGCCTGTTTCTGGTGGATGCTAAGAGTCCGGGGATCAGTTGTACTCTACTGAAGACGATCGCCTCAGACCGGCAATGCGAAGTGAAACTGGAAAACGTATCGGTGCCCAAGAAGAATCTCCTGGGTGAATTGAACCAGGGATGGGCGCTGATTGAGAAGATACTGATGCTGGCAGCCGCTGCCGAGTGCGTCGAAATGGTCGGCGGCGCGCAACAGGTGCTGGAAATGGTAGTGAGCTATACCAAAGAGAGGGTGCAGTTCGATGTCCCGATCGGTTCTTTCCAGGCCATCCAGCACCACTGTGCCAACATGGCTATTGATGTGGATGCATCGCGTTTCATCACCTATGAGGCGTGCTGGGCTATCAGCCAGGGCTTGCCTTGTGATGAGAAGGTAAGTATGGCCAAAGCGTGGGTCAGCGATGCTTATCGTCGAGTGGTGGCGCTGGGGCAGCAGATTCACGGCGGCATTGGTTTCACCCGAGATCACGATATGCAGTTGTATTTCCGTCGCGCCAAGGTGGGCGAGGTGCTCTTTGGCGATGGCGATTACCATCGGGAAAAGCTGGTGGAGTTATTGGCGCTCTAG
- a CDS encoding acetyl-CoA hydrolase/transferase C-terminal domain-containing protein gives MSWQEEYKKKTVTAEQAAALVKDGDFISIPMGREPVTFNYALQARVGDVRGVKICPAMQARDFIWYEPGVEEFFMIEAPYAMPTIHKLFELGIADFLIPDVLMRRDFNIDQIQGSLDILVVTVSPPDKHGYVSFGGSVWFKHSEMALAKIVIAEVNSNQIRTYGENSAHVSEFDYFVQHIDLGTPPQTRDMTGRMIGGPGEAEKKIAEYVHSLTRDGDCIMVGIGGSTEFLFDLGAYKGRSELGIHTEIISPGLIKGVKSGQITGSRKQLHKNVAVGTAVGGGRAEYDFVDMNPQFELYPAEYCLDPRIIAQHENMTVFASCFAIDFTGQGITDGLGYTMKAGTGGQASFAIGAGLAKGGRYVLAFNSTTSDGRSKIVAAFEPGSVVSIPRWLTDIVVTENGIARVKGKSQRYRADAFIALAHPDHRAELTKKARAAFWPKN, from the coding sequence ATGTCTTGGCAAGAAGAATATAAAAAAAAGACAGTCACGGCTGAGCAAGCTGCAGCTCTGGTAAAGGACGGGGATTTCATTAGTATTCCGATGGGTAGAGAGCCCGTCACTTTCAACTATGCCTTGCAGGCAAGGGTAGGCGACGTCAGAGGCGTAAAGATTTGCCCTGCAATGCAAGCAAGAGACTTCATCTGGTACGAACCCGGGGTCGAAGAGTTTTTCATGATCGAGGCACCGTACGCGATGCCCACGATCCACAAGCTGTTTGAGCTGGGAATAGCAGATTTCCTGATCCCGGATGTGCTGATGCGCCGGGATTTCAATATCGATCAGATACAAGGATCCTTGGATATTCTCGTGGTGACCGTCTCACCGCCGGATAAGCACGGATATGTCTCCTTTGGCGGATCGGTTTGGTTCAAGCACAGCGAGATGGCGCTCGCAAAGATCGTTATCGCCGAGGTAAATTCAAATCAAATCAGGACGTACGGTGAGAACAGTGCGCATGTATCTGAGTTCGATTATTTCGTACAGCACATCGACTTGGGCACTCCTCCGCAAACGCGAGACATGACCGGCAGAATGATCGGCGGCCCTGGCGAAGCGGAGAAGAAGATCGCCGAATATGTTCACAGCCTCACCCGGGATGGCGATTGTATAATGGTCGGCATCGGCGGGTCGACAGAGTTCCTCTTCGATCTGGGCGCATACAAAGGCAGATCCGAACTTGGTATACACACCGAGATTATCTCCCCCGGCCTTATTAAGGGAGTCAAGTCAGGTCAGATCACCGGATCGCGCAAACAGCTCCACAAGAACGTTGCTGTGGGTACCGCAGTGGGAGGCGGACGAGCCGAATATGATTTTGTGGATATGAACCCGCAATTTGAGCTCTATCCGGCTGAGTATTGTCTTGACCCCAGAATTATTGCCCAGCATGAGAACATGACGGTCTTTGCTTCCTGTTTTGCCATCGACTTCACCGGACAGGGAATTACCGATGGCTTGGGTTATACAATGAAGGCAGGTACCGGTGGACAGGCATCGTTTGCTATCGGTGCCGGGTTAGCCAAGGGCGGCAGATACGTCTTGGCTTTCAACTCGACCACCAGCGATGGCAGATCCAAAATCGTCGCTGCATTCGAGCCCGGAAGTGTGGTCAGCATTCCTCGCTGGCTGACGGATATTGTGGTCACTGAGAACGGAATTGCCCGTGTGAAGGGAAAATCGCAGCGATACAGAGCTGATGCATTCATCGCTCTGGCTCACCCGGATCATCGTGCTGAACTGACCAAGAAGGCTCGAGCGGCTTTCTGGCCCAAGAATTGA
- a CDS encoding enoyl-CoA hydratase-related protein gives MALLYEKKDKIVTITFNRPEAMNAFSVQQTKEFSDALLQFREDRDAWVAILTGAGDQAFSAGADLKEIVPLSVSKGHMDYLAIHIARGMYNLDKPIIAAANGITVGAGMEVALACDMIIASEKASFGLPEVKWGVIPGWGGTQRLARKIPRNKAAEMVMSGVSIDAKEAYRLGLVNAVVPHDQLMAEAWKLAEKICRNAPLAVRAAKNAMAMGLDKPVSSGIEIENALLYQVFKSEDAVEGPKAFLEKRKPIYKAK, from the coding sequence ATGGCACTGCTTTACGAGAAAAAAGACAAGATCGTAACCATCACCTTCAACCGGCCGGAGGCGATGAACGCCTTCAGTGTGCAACAGACCAAGGAATTTTCCGATGCGTTGCTGCAATTTCGCGAGGATCGTGATGCATGGGTAGCCATTCTGACCGGGGCCGGTGATCAAGCTTTCAGTGCCGGAGCGGACCTTAAGGAAATTGTCCCTCTGAGTGTATCAAAGGGACATATGGACTACCTCGCTATCCATATTGCACGGGGCATGTATAACTTGGACAAGCCGATCATCGCTGCCGCCAATGGAATCACTGTCGGGGCGGGAATGGAAGTAGCCTTGGCGTGCGACATGATTATTGCCTCTGAGAAGGCTTCCTTCGGATTGCCTGAGGTGAAATGGGGCGTTATTCCCGGCTGGGGAGGAACCCAGAGGCTTGCCCGAAAAATCCCGAGAAATAAGGCCGCTGAGATGGTGATGAGCGGAGTGTCGATTGATGCCAAGGAAGCGTATCGTTTGGGGCTGGTGAACGCTGTAGTTCCCCATGACCAGTTGATGGCGGAAGCTTGGAAACTGGCTGAGAAGATCTGCCGCAATGCGCCTCTGGCGGTCCGAGCTGCCAAGAATGCCATGGCCATGGGACTGGATAAACCTGTCAGTTCCGGCATCGAGATCGAGAATGCGCTTCTCTATCAGGTGTTCAAGAGCGAAGATGCCGTAGAGGGCCCGAAGGCTTTCCTGGAGAAACGCAAACCCATTTACAAGGCAAAATAG
- a CDS encoding SDR family NAD(P)-dependent oxidoreductase: MGDRLKGKVAIVTGSGRGLGKAEAMALAAEGAKVVINDPGVSPDGKATAERPADETVAEIKKAGGQAVANYDAVGTWKAGESLVKTAIDSFGRLDILVNNAGILRDKPIVKMVEEEWDAVLKTHLYGHFYCIRAACLLFKEQKWGRIINTSSEAGAMGNPTQSNYASAKEGIVGLTRTVAMEMGRYGVTCNVIRPRAGTRMTVTDEMVKLVDQLKAAPDPVSKARAAGMEQLMKLSPEDVAPLVVYLATNEAANINGNTFVVYGNQIILEKLMQVKTLCRDTQWTVDSLSKTFPFTLGEGMVNPAPAKP; encoded by the coding sequence ATGGGTGATAGATTAAAGGGCAAAGTGGCAATTGTTACCGGTTCCGGCAGAGGATTAGGCAAAGCGGAGGCTATGGCGCTGGCTGCCGAAGGCGCCAAAGTCGTGATCAATGACCCCGGTGTGAGCCCCGATGGCAAAGCGACCGCCGAAAGGCCTGCCGATGAGACGGTAGCCGAGATCAAAAAAGCTGGCGGACAGGCAGTTGCCAATTACGATGCGGTCGGTACCTGGAAAGCAGGCGAAAGCCTTGTCAAGACTGCGATAGACAGCTTCGGGCGTTTGGATATTCTGGTAAATAACGCCGGCATTCTCCGCGACAAGCCTATCGTTAAGATGGTGGAAGAAGAATGGGATGCCGTTCTCAAGACACACCTCTATGGCCATTTCTACTGCATACGAGCAGCTTGTCTGCTCTTCAAGGAACAGAAGTGGGGAAGAATTATCAATACATCCTCCGAGGCAGGAGCTATGGGCAATCCCACTCAATCCAACTACGCTTCGGCTAAAGAGGGTATTGTGGGCCTGACCCGGACAGTTGCCATGGAAATGGGCCGATACGGGGTAACCTGCAACGTCATCCGCCCTCGAGCAGGCACTCGAATGACGGTGACCGACGAGATGGTAAAGCTGGTCGATCAGCTCAAGGCGGCCCCGGACCCGGTATCCAAGGCAAGGGCTGCGGGCATGGAGCAACTGATGAAACTGAGCCCCGAGGATGTTGCGCCTCTGGTGGTTTATCTGGCCACCAACGAAGCGGCTAATATCAACGGCAATACCTTTGTGGTTTACGGCAATCAGATCATCCTGGAAAAACTGATGCAGGTGAAGACGCTTTGCAGGGACACACAGTGGACCGTCGACAGCCTGTCGAAGACGTTCCCGTTCACTCTGGGTGAAGGCATGGTCAATCCGGCGCCGGCGAAACCGTAA